The following proteins are co-located in the Chlorocebus sabaeus isolate Y175 chromosome 21, mChlSab1.0.hap1, whole genome shotgun sequence genome:
- the LOC103227060 gene encoding trypsin-2 — MQDPGKGKAAGVFVLGGAVTLTSQTLPLPILGRYKDGSSTTSQAHSTTMNPLLILTFVGVAVAAPIDDDDKIVGGYTCEENSVPYQVSLNSGYHFCGGSLISKQWVVSAAHCYKTRIQVRLGEHNIEVLEGTEQFINAAKIIRHPSYNSRTLDNDILLIKLSSPAVINARVSTISLPTAPPAAGAEALISGWGNTLSSGADYPDELQCLEAPVLSQAACEASYPGRITSNMFCVGFLEGGKDSCQGDSGGPVVSNGQLQGIVSWGYGCAQKNRPGVYTKVYNYVDWIKDTIAANS, encoded by the exons ATGCAAGACCCTGGGAAGGGGAAAGCTGCAGGTGTGTTTGTGCTGGGAGGAGCAGTGACCCTCACCTCACAGACACTTCCTCTCCCAATCCTCGGGAGGTATAAAGACGGGTCCTCCACCACCAGTCAGGCACATTCTACCACCATGAATCCACTCCTGATCCTTACCTTTGTGGGAGTTGCTG TTGCTGCCCCCATTGACGATGATGACAAGATTGTTGGGGGCTACACCTGTGAGGAGAATTCTGTCCCCTACCAGGTGTCTCTGAATTCTGGCTACCACTTCTGTGGTGGTTCCCTCATCAGCAAACAGTGGGTGGTGTCAGCAGCTCACTGCTACAAGAC CCGCATCCAGGTGAGACTGGGAGAGCACAACATAGAAGTCCTGGAGGGGACTGAGCAGTTCATCAATGCAGCCAAGATCATCCGCCACCCCAGTTACAACTCGAGGACTCTGGACAATGACATCCTGCTGATCAAGCTCTCCTCACCTGCCGTCATCAATGCCCGCGTGTCCACCATCTCTCTGCCCACCGCCCCTCCAGCTGCTGGCGCCGAGGCCCTCATCTCTGGCTGGGGCAACACTCTAAGCTCTGGCG CTGACTACCCAGATGAGTTGCAGTGCCTGGAAGCGCCTGTGCTGTCCCAGGCTGCGTGTGAAGCCTCCTACCCTGGAAGGATTACCAGCAACATGTTCTGTGTGGGCTTCCTTGAGGGAGGCAAGGATTCCTGCCAG GGTGACTCTGGTGGCCCTGTGGTCTCCAATGGACAGCTCCAAGGAATTGTCTCCTGGGGCTATGGCTGTGCCCAGAAGAACAGGCCTGGAGTCTACACCAAGGTCTACAACTATGTGGACTGGATTAAGGACACCATAGCTGCCAACAGCTAA